TTCCAAGGTTcgtcttttttcttctcattctgcTTTCTCTGTTGAGTAATTTGTCTCTGGTTCATAGTAACTAGGCTCTTTGTTCTGTAGCTATGGAAGAGATTGTGTTCGGAAATCACGACAGAGATTGGTCTCCTTGCTGAGAATTGGAAATATCTTCTTGCTGGTCTTCTCTGTCAGGTTTCCTATCTTTTACTTTCACCTTTTTCTGATACCTTCAACCTGTAATTGAGCTTCGTATACAATTTGATTTCGACACCTTTTTTGCTCTTAAGAGTAGAAGAAGGGGTTACAATCATGGTTTGTGTTATACCTATAGTAACTTTAGGCCTTAGGAGAAATTAAAGAACAAGACTTGAAATTACCCTCTTTTTCAAATCAGGTTTAATTTGGTGACATTAATTTGAATGCATCTGTTTTGTGCAGTATATTCATGGTTTAGCTGCTAGGGGAGTTCATTATATTCACCGGCCAGGACCAACGCTTCAAGATTCCGGCTTCTTTGTTCTTCCGGTTTGTCTCCATTACTTCAGCTCGTTTGGTTGATCCCTTTATTCTTCAGAGCAAATGTCATATGTTggctttttgtgtttttaggaGCTTGGTCAAGATAAAGGCTACATTAGTGAAACTGTCTTCACTTgtgtatttgtttcatttttcctGGTGAGTTTCCTCAAGATACAAAAGATTCATCTCTGGTTCTGTTCTGACTAAGCAGCCGTTATATGAATGGTTTGTTTTCGCCTTGCAGTGGACTTTCCATCCTTTCATTGTGAAAAGCAAGAAGATATACACTGTGTTGATATGGTGCAGGGTTCTCGCCTTCTTAGTTGTAAGTACCCTTTACCTTTAGCTAAGTAAATAAATGCAATTCAAAGGTTTACCTCATAGAAGTCTTTTGCCAATTCTTTCCATTAACAGGCTTGTCAGTTTCTCCGTGTCATAACATTCTATTCGACTCAGCTTCCTGGCCCTAACTATCACTGTCGAGAGGTAAAAACTAAATAGAGATCTATACCACGACTGGGGccctaatttataatttcacaTTCATGTGTTTCTTGTGTTACATACAGGGTTCTGAGCTTGCCAGGTTGCCAAAGCCACACAACGTTCTTGAGGTCCTCTTGCTTAACTGTGAGTTTTCAgcattttcctcttccttcaACACAtctttttatgtatgttttcttcttatttagTAATACGCTGATCATATCAGTTCCTCGTGGGGTGATATACGGATGTGGAGACCTGATTTTCTCATCGCACATGATATTCACACTAGTCTTTGTCCGCACTTACCAGAAATACGGTTCTAAAAGGTACAAAGTTTCTCTAGACATGTCATAAAACAATAACGTAAGTATCATCTCTATAATATCTTGTAAATGTCCGCTCAGGTTCATAAAGCTGTTAGGTTGGGTCATTGCCATTTTGCAAAGCCTCTTGATTATTGCGTCCCGTAAACATTACACAGTCGATGTGGTTGTTGCGTGGTATACTGTGAACTTGGTTGTGTTCTTCCTTGACAACAAATTACCAGGTCTGATTTCCTTTCTTACTTGAGAAATTAGTTTGCAGAAACCCACAAATATATCtcatttgatttttggtttctcaAAATAGAATTGCCTGATCGAACAATGGTGTTGCTCCCTGTCATCTCGAAAGACAGAACCAAAGAAGAGAATCCCAAACTCTTGAATGGGAACAGTGTTGATCCAGCAGATTGGGTACACATCTGACttagtttttttcaaaatctggTTGAAAACCcaataaatatgtataaattgACCCATTTGGTCTTTCAGAGACCAAGGGCTCAAGTGAATGGCAAAGATAGCAGTGGAGGGCACACTGATAACAATACCAATGGCGCATGAGAGCTCAGTTTTCGGGCTGTTGATCATTGGTAAATTTGATGATATGACTATTGATCCAGGGGAGAACACGATGCAGTTTGTATATTCCCAGTTCCTTGCTTGTCAAGTAATCTGATGTTTGTTAGGGATCTTACACTTTTGATAAATGAtgaaaatataaccaaaaacacCAATGTAGCCATTTTAGCTTTCATCAACGTTTACTTAGATGTACAACCAGCTGCCTATTTGGGACGATGACTATACCTACTATCTAATTAGAATTTGGGACAgttttttgttgtgttgtctATAGTTATGAAACATTCTATCGCTATTTTGCAACTCTCTTGAATCTTGATGCGATTTAGAGCCGTCTACCAAATAAGTTTTAGATagcaatcatatataattttttgttcatggaAGTGGAGAATAATATAGTTGGGGGTGAAGTTTAAACAAACAGAAACATTTGAGGGGTGAAGTATATGGGAAATGTGATAGAGAGCTAAAGGGAAGAGAGGAACGTGGCGTATGTCGGTAAGGAATGTGGTCAAAGGCACATCCCATGTGGGCTCACATGTTTTACATCTTCTTCTCACGACACTTAACTTTGTCACCCTCTctgtctctttgtttttctctttcacaATTTTTCGGTGCTCATACTAAAAACAATTTAGCTAGATAGTCCCAAAACTTCCAACGAACAATATTGTATTCATTCTTGGATATTTGGAATGACTTCTATAAGACTATAACCGTTTCAATTTACTATATTTCCCGTTACGTTAGAGTCGGTTAATGAAGCTGTAACCGGTGTTTAATACAATATTTATATGCCAAACTTCTATAAGCCTATAACCGTTTCAATTTACTATATTTCCCGTTACGTTAGAGTCGGTTAATGAAGCTGTAACAGGTGTTTAATACAATATTTATATGGGTGTCAACTTCATAGAACATgctaattgaataatatataggAAAAGATAGAACATGGTAATTGATGGTCCAAAATATCACTTTGTGTTTAGAGATGCTCATATGTTTTTGATAATGGATTTATTAAGGAAGGTTATAGAATACTAAAGTAtcagcagtttttttttttcagtgccCTACCCGATCGAATAATATTTTGGACCCACTGCCTTGAATGCAAATATTTGATAAAGTCGATGTTGTCTTCCttttattttgcttcttttgtggAAGGATTCTCCATCAATGGATTTTAATATAAGTTTCTTACAATGAAAATTatcctattattattatttaatttgatgagttTCTTAGATAGTGTAATAATTCTCtccaaaatttctaaaacctCTTATCTAAGAAACTTTAAATCATATTTAAGAAACTcaaacaattttatattaataatttttctttctctactcTAAGAAATTTATGTTAAGATACTTTAATGGAGATGACCAGATATTGTTTCTTAGGATTCGGTGTCACATTCTCAAAGATTATTTGGCGTCTGACAATTGGCTAATCTTTTATTCGCTTAGAAGCTGCAAAAGATAGGAACACCANGTTTTTCTCTTTCACAATTTTTCGGTGCTCATACTAAAAACAATTTAGCTAGATAGTCCCAAAACTTCCAACGAACAATATTGTATTCATTCTTGGATATTTGGAATGACTTCTATAAGACTATAACCGTTTCAATTTACTATATTTCCCGTTACGTTAGAGTCGGTTAATGAAGCTGTAACCGGTGTTTAATACAATATTTATATGCCAAACTTCTATAAGCCTATAACCGTTTCAATTTACTATATTTCCCGTTACGTTAGAGTCGGTTAATGAAGCTGTAACAGGTGTTTAATACAATATTTATATGGGTGTCAACTTCATAGAACATgctaattgaataatatataggAAAAGATAGAACATGGTAATTGATGGTCCAAAATATCACTTTGTGTTTAGAGATGCTCATATGTTTTTGATAATGGATTTATTAAGGAAGGTTATAGAATACTAAAGTAtcagcagtttttttttttcagtgccCTACCCGATCGAATAATATTTTGGACCCACTGCCTTGAATGCAAATATTTGATAAAGTCGATGTTGTCTTCCttttattttgcttcttttgtggAAGGATTCTCCATCAATGGATTTTAATATAAGTTTCTTACAATGAAAATTatcctattattattatttaatttgatgagttTCTTAGATAGTGTAATAATTCTCtccaaaatttctaaaacctCTTATCTAAGAAACTTTAAATCATATTTAAGAAACTcaaacaattttatattaataatttttctttctctactcTAAGAAATTTATGTTAAGATACTTTAATGGAGATGACCAGATATTGTTTCTTAGGATTCGGTGTCACATTCTCAAAGATTATTTGGCGTCTGACAATTGGCTAATCTTTTATTCGCTTAGAAGCTGCAAAAGATAGGAACACCACTGACATAGAGATGCACACATATGATCATATATGGTTGGTATGAACGGAATGATAATGAACATTAATTGTTTCAATGTTTCACAAAGGAACGagtaatttcatttctttttcatgCAGTCATGATGATGCACCTTTAATTTGGCTGgcaaaaaactttttctttcttcaattttttttttgtgtgtagtaTTGTTGTAGTATTTGAGTGATTATGACAAAAAGAGGGTCCTTCAGTGTCATATATATGGGTAGTAAAATCATTCATTCAAATGCAGAAAGACAAAGACATTATCATTGTACCAACTGTCTTGGTATGGTGTGTTTTTATGAagttcttaattttatttaacctttgtttaattaatgttttgacAAATCGAATAGTAGTAGTACTTAACAACGTGGAAAAGTAATGTAACGGCTGCTTTACCAACACACACAAGACACATGCAGTAATAACGTCCCTCTAACTACATAGTTAATTTATAGGAAGATATTATTATGTCCTCAAGCAANCTCtccaaaatttctaaaacctCTTATCTAAGAAACTTTAAATCATATTTAAGAAACTcaaacaattttatattaataatttttctttctctactcTAAGAAATTTATGTTAAGATACTTTAATGGAGATGACCAGATATTGTTTCTTAGGATTCGGTGTCACATTCTCAAAGATTATTTGGCGTCTGACAATTGGCTAATCTTTTATTCGCTTAGAAGCTGCAAAAGATAGGAACACCACTGACATAGAGATGCACACATATGATCATATATGGTTGGTATGAACGGAATGATAATGAACATTAATTGTTTCAATGTTTCACAAAGGAACGagtaatttcatttctttttcatgCAGTCATGATGATGCACCTTTAATTTGGCTGgcaaaaaactttttctttcttcaattttttttttgtgtgtagtaTTGTTGTAGTATTTGAGTGATTATGACAAAAAGAGGGTCCTTCAGTGTCATATATATGGGTAGTAAAATCATTCATTCAAATGCAGAAAGACAAAGACATTATCATTGTACCAACTGTCTTGGTATGGTGTGTTTTTATGAagttcttaattttatttaacctttgtttaattaatgttttgacAAATCGAATAGTAGTAGTACTTAACAACGTGGAAAAGTAATGTAACGGCTGCTTTACCAACACACACAAGACACATGCAGTAATAACGTCCCTCTAACTACATAGTTAATTTATAGGAAGATATTATTATgtcctcaagcaattatttgtCTATCTCCTCAGCTGAGCTAgaaaggccaagaacaagacaattttaaaatatacattttatttttgttaaactacgtcatatttttatcattacCATTTCCAAATATTACAGAAATGGAAATAACGTGTATCAAccatttgtaattttgtaaataatttctTCTCCAAAAACGACAACTTTTGAATCAGTGTAAGTTGTTGATAATTGAACCAAAGTTAACGAGTACGAAAGTTAACTATTCAAAGGGATTTGATGTCTTAAAGACAccgtaaaaacaaaaatagtagtTTTGAATGCAAACACCGACACATGCTATATATTTTCCCGGGCCCTCTTATACATATCATACATCTCCAAGATTTGATCATTCTGCTGGTTTGAgaagattgtaaaaaaaatttagtgctAAACTCAATTTGAAAATAACGTCGAGTCAACCATTAGTGTTTCATGGTTATAGTCTTGTACATCCTTAGTATTGGCTAAAACAACCTTAAGATACGCTTTTACGAGTATTGTTTAGGTCCTAGTTAAAATCTTTAAGGAATATAACTAAAAAAGTGGTATGAATTCATAATAATACTCCAAAAAAATAGTCAATCAATCGCCAAAAAATGGGTCTAATGATGAGAGTTCACGCGGTTTCAACATGAATAAAAagtgtttttgctttttgtgcCTTTTTTACTTTCAACGGTTAAATAGTAAAAGCGATTCACTATGAAATTTTCACCCCTATGATTTCATTTGATCTCTTTCATGTGGGCATATACTATACTCtttcataatattattattataaatccatgtctataatttttatttggcttaagtttaataaaaaaacactacATATTTGGAAAATTATATTCCctagtaaaaaaaacatttcgtaacgaaaaacaaaaaaaaaatgaaattctgaaaaattcaaaataaatgaaacaaaagattttttttttaacttttaaaaagacAGAGGCGCaaagttttgtggaaaaaaacaactttcggataaaaaacatttaaatattaattagaaaaagaacaaaaagaaaaaagaaaaaaaacaattctcttcGTAGAGAGAAGTCTGAAAAcgccgagaagaagaagaagaaagcttgagACTTTCTCTCAGTATCCATTTCGAAATCGATAAAGACTTCAACTTTTCGGTGTGCTAAACAATGACAGCTTTCGTATAGTTTCGATTTCTCAAAAAATCCACTCTCTCGATTCTGTTCTCTGATCACCTTCTCAAATGGGAGCTCGTTGCTCTAAGTTCTCATTCTGCCTGTTCCCTTCTCACTTCAAATCCGCTTCAGTTCTCGAATCTCCTGATCTCGGTCTGCTTCTGTTTTCACAACAAAGGTTTCATCTTTGTTATCGTATTTGATTTTGAGGGTTTTTGTCGTCTGATTTGTGTTTtatcattcttcttctctctctttgggttaaaaaaagaaaatggaggCAAATCGTGGCCGAGTTTTAAAGAATTCAGATTGGAGCAGCTTAAATCTGCTACTGGAGGTTTCTCTTCAGATAACATTGTATCAGAACACGGTGAGAAAGCTCCTAACGTTGTCTACAGGGGAAGGCTTGATGATGGTCGTTTGATCGCTGTTAAACGCTTCAATCGCCTCGCTTGGGCTGATCATAGACAGTTCTtagtaattttgaaaaaactCCTTCATGCCTTCTTATCGTTTTAATCTCTTGcaaagatttggttttttgttgtgGTCTAAATCTGGTgaaatgttgtttgtttgatttaggATGAAGCGAAAACTGTTGGGAGCTTGAGGAGTGATAGATTGGCTAATCTGATAGGATGTTGtcatgaaggagaagagagattgCTTGTTGCTGAGTTTATGCCTCACGAAACGCTTGCAAAGCATCTTTTCCACTGTGAGTACTAGTGAGAAAATGCGTTTTTTTCATGAGATTGTGTAGTGTCTTGGTAGTGAAATTGATcggatgttttgtgttttatagGGGAGAATCATCCGATGAAATGGGCGATGAGATTAAGAGTTGCAATGTGTTTAGCACAAGCATTGGAGTACTGTAGTAATAAAGGGAGAGCTTTGTATCATGATCTTAATGCTTACAGGGTTTTGTTTGACAAGGTGAGtatattgattcaattttagtTTCCTGAGTGATTTGTATTTGAAGttgtaaaatttgtttatcttttgttgGTTTACAGGATGGGAATCCCAGGTTGTCTTGTTTTGGACTCATGAAAAATAGTCGAGATGGGAAGAGTTATAGCACAAACTTGGCATTTACTCCTCCAGAGTATTTGCGAACGGGTAAAGACTCTCTTTGCTTCATGTTTATATATGTCCCTTAGCTTCTAAAATGTTTCAGGGCACAAAGTTCCCAAAGCTAAATCAAATTTGTTCATCTTGTGCCAGGTAGAGTTACACCAGAGAGTGTAGTATTCAGTTTTGGAACCGTTTTGCTCGATCTCATGAGTGGAAAACATATTCCACCGAGCCATGTAGGTCCTCTACTATTAAAAAAAGACATACAAAATTTAGATGTAATGTAGGACCTGGTTCATTGCGTCCTGCTGGATAGTTGTTGGAAAGAATCTGTATTTCAATCCTCACTAAAAAgttcatcatctttttcctGCCGCATTCTTTTTCAGTGACTCTCTAACGTTTGCTTGTATACAGGCGCTCGACTTAATCAGGGGAAAGAACTGTGCAATGTTAATGGATTCTGCTCTCGAGGGTCATTTCTCAAACGAAGATGGAACTGAGCTAGTACGTTTAGCCACACGTTGTCTGCAGTATGAAGCTCGTGAAAGACCAAATGTCAAATCTCTCGTTACTTCACTTGCCACACTCCAGAAGGAATCTGATGTAGCTTCATATGTTCTTATGGGTATTCCCCATGAAACAGAGGTTGAGGAAGAGCCTTCGCTTTCTTTGACACCCTTTGGTGATGCATGCTTAAGAGTGGATCTTACAGCCATACATGAAATACTTAACAAGGTTGGATACAAGGACGATGAAGGAATTGCCAATGAGGTCTTAATTTATTCCTTCCCTTTGCTCACTGCTTAGTCTTTTGCATTAGAGACTTGTTAtgaatatgattttgtttaccTTCTTCTGCAGCTCTCCTTTCAAATGTGGACTAACCAGATGCAGGAATCTCTCAATTCGAAGAAGCAAGGAGACTTATCTTTCCGTTCCAAAGATTTCACNNNNNNNNNNNNNNNNNNNNNNNNNNNNNNNNNNNNNNNNNNNNNNNNNNNNNNNNNNNNNNNNNNNNNNNNNNNNNNNNNNNNNNNNNNNNNNNNNNNNNNNNNNNNNNNNNNNNNNNNNNNNNNNNNNNNNNNNNNNNNNNNNNNNNNNNNNNNNNNNNNNNNNNNNNNNNNNNNNNNNNNNNNNNNNNNNNNNNNNNNNNNNNNNNNNNNNNNNNNNNNNNNNNNNNNNNNNNNNNNNNNNNNNNNNNNNNNNNNNNNNNNNNNNNNNNNNNNNNNNNNNNNNNNNNNNNNNNNNNNNNNNNNNNNNNNNNNNNNNNNNNNNNNNNNNNNNNNNNNNNNNNNNNNNNNNNNNNNNNNNNNNNNNNNNNNNNNNNNNNNNNNNNNNNNNNNNNNNNNNNNNNNNNNNNNNNNNNNNNNNNNNNNNNNNNNNNNNNNNNNNNNNNNNNNNNNNNNNNNNNNNNNNNNNNNNNNNNNNNNNNNNNNNNNNNNNNNNNNNNNNNNNNNNNNNNNNNNNNNNNNNNNNNNNNNNNNNNNNNNNNNNNNNNNNNNNNNNNNNNNNNNNNNNNNNNNNNNNNNNNNNNNNNNNNNNNNNNNNNNNNNNNNNNNNNNNNNNNNNNNNNNNNNNNNNNNNNNNNNNNNNNNNNNNNNNNNNNNNNNNNNNNNNNNNNNNNNNNNNNNNNNNNNNNNNNNNNNNNNNNNNNNNNNNNNNNNNNNNNNNNNNNNNNNNNNNNNNNNNNNNNNNNNNNNNNNNNNNNNNNNNNNNNNNNNNNNNNNNNNNNNNNNNNNNNNNNNNNNNNNNNNNNNNNNNNNNNNNNNNNNNNNNNNNNNNNNNNNNNNNNNNNNNNNNNNNNNNNNNNNNNNNNNNNNNNNNNNNNNNNNNNNNNNNNNNNNNNNNNNNNNNNNNNNNNNNNNNNNNNNNNNNNNNNNNNNNNNNNNNNNNNNNNNNNNNNNNNNNNNNNNNNNNNNNNNNNNNNNNNNNNNNNNNNNNNNNNNNNNNNNNNNNNNNNNNNNNNNNNNNNNNNNNNNNNNNNNNNNNNNNNNNNNNNNNNNNNNNNNNNNNNNNNNNNNNNNNNNNNNNNNNNNNNNNNNNNNNNNNNNNNNNNNNNNNNNNNNNNNNNNNNNNNNNNNNNNNNNNNNNNNNNNNNNNNNNNNNNNNNNNNNNNNNNNNNNNNNNNNNNNNNNNNNNNNNNNNNNNNNNNNNNNNNNNNNNNNNNNNNNNNNNNNNNNNNNNNNNNNNNNNNNNNNNNNNNNNNNNNNNNNNNNNNNNNNNNNNNNNNNNNNNNNNNNNNNNNNNNNNNNNNNNNNNNNNNNNNNNNNNNNNNNNNNNTAGAGACTTGTTAtgaatatgattttgtttaccTTCTTCTGCAGCTCTCCTTTCAAATGTGGACTAACCAGATGCAGGAATCTCTCAATTCGAAGAAGCAAGGAGACTTATCTTTCCGTTCCAAAGATTTCACAACAGCAGTCGATTGCTACACTCAGGTAGTATCTACAAATGCAACATACCTCTTTTGCATTTGgattaaatatacaaaaataagcTATCTCTGTCCATCGTAGAGATAGACACTAATTCAAGTGACTGGTTTGTTATATGATATAGTTCATTGATGGAGGAACGATGGTATCACCAACGGTCCACGCGCGGCGGTGCTTGTCATATCTGATGAACGAGAACGCACAAGAAGCTCTGACCGATGCATTGCAGGCACAGGTTGTATCTCCAGAATGGCCAACCGCTTTGTATCTTCAAGCGGCTTGCTTGTTCAAGCTCGGTATGGAAGCCGATGCTCAGCAAGCTCTTAAAGACGGGACTACATTGGAAGCTAAGAAGACTAACAAGCGCTGCTAAATAGCGTTTTCGAAAGCTTTGTATAGGCTTATTTTgttgcctctctctctctttctttctctctatctccatCTATATGCACATACACACATATGTGGGTGTATctattatatatgcatatacttTTGATGCCTTCTGATcttctttgtatttattttcCGAATCATGGTGATGCTTGTGATTTCTAGTAGCCTCATGTGAAGGTCTATTTGAGAGAATTTTTGCAGGCTTTGTCCATTTACCAATCAGTTATTTTCAATTTAACATTCTTATGAAATTTTGGTACAACAAACTTATAAGAAACTTGATTGtatgtttatttatatgtttatcaataaaaatctcATGTCATGTTTTGTAATTTCGATAATGAGTCTAAGACATGCGATTGcacatgacatatatttttatagaacaagaaaacaaaacaatggttTCATAAAGTCGTTATTATATTGGAAAATGTTATTTAAGAAACAgatacaaaaattcaaactcaCTCACTCTGTATCCTCTTCTCTCATATGAATCAATTGATGATATATCGCATCAAATCATAGAAAACGTAAGATACGGTCCATGAAACATGGATCATCAAtcgaaatattaaatataaagtataacacacacacacgtgTGGAATTAACGAAAACATTTTACATAGAAGCCGGAGCTAGAGCAGGAGATGTGACGTCTTCGGAGGAAGGGCCTGGTGCAACCTCGGAGACAGGGCCTGGGGCGGCGCCGGAGCTGAGGATTTCCAACATCGAACGGTGAGGATTCATCCGGTGGGCATCGCATAGATCAGGTAAAAATGCACCTGCATGAAGTCAATTGGTACGTACGTTACATCTTTGGTTCATTTATTTACTACCAACCTAAAATCATATATAGGATTCAATGAAAAAGAGAATCGCTATTATTTAATGTTAAGTGAAGCATAACCATCTATAGCTCCTACCAAAATTCCTTGCTTTGACGATACgaaatgtcaaaaaaaacatgaaagtgAGTTTCCAATGCATGTGTAAGAAACTCGACGAATCTActaccaaaacacacaaatatttATTCTTAATTACTACATTAATAAGCCATGATAAAGACCATAAACTAACACTTTTTCTAGTTTACGACCATTCTTGAAAAACTTTCGTACTTTGGTAAAtacattttttcatatattggAAAATAAAGTATGAAATTCTCAACAAAACTTGTTGGAAAGAAACTAGAATCACATTATTAAATCTTCtaagcacaaaaaaaacaaaaaaaaaaaaacaaaagaagaccttgtacatcaaaatattttcatcacGTATGCAATTCGTATAATCATGTATGcatgaatattattttaaatgctAAAGGGAAATATTGATTTTGGTACCTTCACCGGCGGCAAGATTGAAATAGAGATCAAGAATGTTAGGGCAATAGTCCAAGCAAGCCGGCGAGCAAATCTTAGCGGCGAATCCTGCCTCCATCAATGAGTCCGACGAGATCCCTACGGTTTTCCGATCAACCCCACAAGCGGCAACGCACTCGTCGCTCTCCACGTGGTTTACAATCCCTTCCACATCAACCGCGGAAGTCCGGCAAGTGTATTCTCCGGCGACATTAGCCGTTTCCAACAAACATCTTTTCCCGGAAGCTGATATTGAGAACGCGCACATGTTCGTTGGCAGATTCTCGCAAATGATGTTTTCCCCTGAAAAAATTGTatagaaataataaaacataagaatgGAAACAAAGATTCACATGATGAGGATTAAAGGCTTTAATTTTcctatagtttattttaaatccGTCATGATACATATATGTTTGTAACATACCTAAAGCTGCatggagaagagatgagaggatGAGAACGATTGGCAATTTGATGGAAGAATAAGACATCgcttttgagtttttctttctttctctcttcttctctttctcccttGTTTTTGAGTTGTAGGGGTTAAAGATTTTGAACCTCTTTGATGTTTTCAAGGGAAAGAGTAATAATATAAGAGAGAACGTGGAAATAGGACGCGTATATGTTGAAGGGAATGTTGTGGAGTTTTTCCCTTTAtaatattctctatatatgGTGGTGTTACGATAATAGTAAGAATTGTTtttgtcaaaactcaaaagtaaaGATTACATTTTGTATAGTAGTTgcaattctttgtttttctttttgttaggtGCTTAGTCAGGatatatatgttctaaaaaATGTTTCTATAATCTCATCGATACATATATGCATATTTTTGTgggaattataaaaaaagtcaTAAACTTGGAAGTGGAATATTCCGataaattgtaattttatttataaaataaacctAATTATAGTTCGTTCAAAGGTTTACAAAAGTTTGAATACGGGATTAAGATGATTATTTATGTATCATTGAGTTGCTGCTATGTATTATCAACGATATAATGAACTAGGGTAATTTTACATTCTGTTTATATTGGGACTATGTGCCTGGATTGCCGTAGCGTCCGACTAATTTTACAAATGGACCAAATTTGGTAGCAGAAGGTTATTAGCAACTCCATCACAAATAAAAATGTCTACATGATATACTATTGTTTAATCACTTAATGTTTGGGGGAACGTAatcaaaaaggttttaaaaagattGTAAAAGATTTAGTTGGATTATCATTGTCATTTGCAGGACTAATTAAAGactttttgtttatggtgaGGGAGTTTCTTGGTAACAAAGCCGACGTGCGT
The Camelina sativa cultivar DH55 chromosome 6, Cs, whole genome shotgun sequence genome window above contains:
- the LOC104791676 gene encoding uncharacterized protein LOC104791676, with the translated sequence MSYSSIKLPIVLILSSLLHAALGENIICENLPTNMCAFSISASGKRCLLETANVAGEYTCRTSAVDVEGIVNHVESDECVAACGVDRKTVGISSDSLMEAGFAAKICSPACLDYCPNILDLYFNLAAGEGAFLPDLCDAHRMNPHRSMLEILSSGAAPGPVSEVAPGPSSEDVTSPALAPASM
- the LOC104791674 gene encoding phosphatidylinositol:ceramide inositolphosphotransferase 1-like, which codes for MNLYIRREASKLWKRLCSEITTEIGLLAENWKYLLAGLLCQYIHGLAARGVHYIHRPGPTLQDSGFFVLPELGQDKGYISETVFTCVFVSFFLWTFHPFIVKSKKIYTVLIWCRVLAFLVACQFLRVITFYSTQLPGPNYHCREGSELARLPKPHNVLEVLLLNFPRGVIYGCGDLIFSSHMIFTLVFVRTYQKYGSKRFIKLLGWVIAILQSLLIIASRKHYTVDVVVAWYTVNLVVFFLDNKLPELPDRTMVLLPVISKDRTKEENPKLLNGNSVDPADWRPRAQVNGKDSSGGHTDNNTNGA
- the LOC104791675 gene encoding probable serine/threonine-protein kinase At5g41260, translating into MGARCSKFSFCLFPSHFKSASVLESPDLENGGKSWPSFKEFRLEQLKSATGGFSSDNIVSEHGEKAPNVVYRGRLDDGRLIAVKRFNRLAWADHRQFLDEAKTVGSLRSDRLANLIGCCHEGEERLLVAEFMPHETLAKHLFHWENHPMKWAMRLRVAMCLAQALEYCSNKGRALYHDLNAYRVLFDKDGNPRLSCFGLMKNSRDGKSYSTNLAFTPPEYLRTGRVTPESVVFSFGTVLLDLMSGKHIPPSHALDLIRGKNCAMLMDSALEGHFSNEDGTELVRLATRCLQYEARERPNVKSLVTSLATLQKESDVASYVLMGIPHETEVEEEPSLSLTPFGDACLRVDLTAIHEILNKVGYKDDEGIANELSFQMWTNQMQESLNSKKQGDLSFRSKDFTTAVDCYTQFIDGGTMVSPTVHARRCLSYLMNENAQEALTDALQAQVVSPEWPTALYLQAACLFKLGMEADAQQALKDGTTLEAKKTNKRC